A single genomic interval of Sceloporus undulatus isolate JIND9_A2432 ecotype Alabama chromosome 2, SceUnd_v1.1, whole genome shotgun sequence harbors:
- the KATNAL2 gene encoding LOW QUALITY PROTEIN: katanin p60 ATPase-containing subunit A-like 2 (The sequence of the model RefSeq protein was modified relative to this genomic sequence to represent the inferred CDS: inserted 2 bases in 2 codons; deleted 3 bases in 3 codons; substituted 2 bases at 2 genomic stop codons) produces the protein MELTYSTLKTTHQVKEAEEMRAEARRKNLLILILHYLTEEGYVDTVNALEQETKLGLRRYEVCDNVDLETILMEYESYYYVKFQKYPKIIKKALDTTDKSRSGERSKGRKKWRSASSICRNLPKINQHQRPVSKXNTYWSTDFKCSNMESPRQDTEDALGRYFIWICCLNVSSIHKXGAGEGDHPRRGQIIDFRGMIQDAIKGASSEIALHSLNCNPDPSERLLKPLGAFFGMTADMRELASTISREIYCPNQMXKWDDIIGRXCSKRLVKEVLSYPIRYPQLFTGILSPWKGLLLYGPPGTGKTLLAKAVATECNTTFFNISASTIVSKWRGDSEKLVRVLFELARYHAPSTIFLDELESVMSQRGTVPGGEHEGSRRMKTELLVQMDGLARSDDLVFVLAASNLPWELDCAMLRRLEKRILVDLPNKEARQVMVQHWLPPVSNSGGVPLKTELNYALLSQEMEGYSGSDIKLVCKEAAMRPVRKIFSALENHQPDTGTLPVIQLDTVTTEDFLDVITHTKPSAKNLSQKYTDWQREFESV, from the exons GAAGAGATGCGAGCAGAAGCCCGTCGAAAAAATCTCCTTATTCTGATTTTACATTATTTAACTGAGGAAGG ATATGTTGATACCGTGAATGCACTGGAACAAGAAACAAAACTGGGCTTGCGGCGGTATGAGGTTTGCGACAACGTTGATCTCGAAACTATTTTGATGGAATATGAAAGTTACTACTATGTCAAATTCCAGAAGTATCCAAAAATTATCAAAAAAGCCTTAGATACCA CAGATAAGTCGAGAAGTGGGGAGAGATCAAAAGGTAGAAAGAAATGGCGCAGCG CTAGCAGCATATGCCGAAATCTCCCTAAGATCAACCAGCATCAGAGGCCAGTCTCAA ACAACACCTATTGGTCAACAGACTTCAAATGTTCCAACATGGAGAGTCCTAGACAG GACACTGAAGATGCCTTAGGTCGATATTTCATCTGGATTTGTTGTTTAAATGTATCCTCAATCCACA GAGGAGCTGGAGAAGGGGATCATCCTAGAAGG GGTCAAATTATTGATTTCCGTGGGATGATCCAAGATGCTATTAAAGGTGCATCGAGTGAAATAGCCTTGCATAGC TTAAACTGTAATCCGGATCCTTca GAACGACTGTTAAAACCACTAGGTGCCTTT TTTGGGATGACTGCTGACATGAGAGAACTTGCA tcaactataagtcgagaaatttattgcccaaa CCAAATGTAAAAATGGGATGATATTATCGGACGATGATGCAGCAAACGGTTAGTCAAGGAAGTGTTGTCGTATCCCATACGG TATCCACAGTTGTTTACGGGCATCCTCTCTCCATGGAAAGGACTGTTGCTAtatggccctccag GTACTGGAAAAACTTTGCTAGCTAAAGCTGTGGCCACTGAATGCAATACTACCTTCTTCAATATCTCCGCATCCACTATTGTCAGCAAATGGAGGGGTGATTCAGAAAAACTTGTCAGA GTGTTGTTTGAGCTTGCCCGCTACCATGCTCCCTCCACAATCTTCCTGGATGAGCTGGAGTCTGTCATGAGTCAACGAGGCACTGTGCCAGG TGGTGAACATGAAGGAAGCAGGCGGATGAAAACAGAATTATTGGTGCAGATGGATGGCCTGGCCCGATCGGATGATCTTGTCTTTGTTTTAGCAGCTTCCAACCTGCCTTG GGAACTGGATTGTGCTATGTTGCGCCGGCTGGAA AAAAGGATCCTGGTTGATCTGCCGAATAAAGAGGCACGACAAGTAATGGTCCAGCACTGGCTTCCCCCTGTGAGCAACAGTGGAGGAGTACCACTTAAAACAGAGTTAAACTATGCCTTACTCAGTCAG GAGATGGAAGGATATTCTGGCTCTGACATCAAATTGGTCTGCAAAGAAGCTGCTATGCGTCCTGTGAGAAAAATTTTCAGTGCTCTTGAAAATCACCAGCCAG ACACTGGGACCCTGCCTGTAATCCAGCTGGACACTGTCACCACAGAAGACTTCCTGGATGTGATCACACACACTAAGCCCTCCGCTAAGAATTTAAGCCAGAAATACACTGACTGGCAAAGAGAATTTGAGTCTGTCTGA